One genomic region from Limnochordia bacterium encodes:
- the rpsF gene encoding 30S ribosomal protein S6, whose protein sequence is MRSYEVMYVLNPTLEEEATNALIERFSGIITQAGGEIESVERWGKRRLAYEIDELHEGFYVVTKFRAEKETIEELRRVMKITNEVLRYLLVRQDS, encoded by the coding sequence ATGCGCTCCTATGAGGTGATGTACGTTCTTAACCCCACCTTAGAAGAGGAAGCCACCAACGCTTTGATTGAGCGGTTTAGCGGGATTATTACCCAAGCCGGTGGCGAGATCGAAAGTGTTGAACGGTGGGGTAAACGACGCTTAGCCTATGAGATCGATGAGCTGCACGAAGGGTTTTACGTGGTAACCAAATTCCGTGCTGAGAAAGAAACCATCGAAGAGCTAAGACGTGTTATGAAAATCACCAATGAAGTGTTAAGGTACCTGCTTGTGCGCCAAGATAGCTAG
- the ssb gene encoding single-stranded DNA-binding protein — MLNRIVLVGRLAQDPELRYTTNGIAVANFSLAVERPFMNQAGEREVDFIDIVTWRKLAENCANNLQKGRLVALQGRLQIRSYEANDGSKRRVSEVVADEVRFLDWPNKAERDEYSGPAEEEMDDLPF; from the coding sequence ATGCTAAACAGAATTGTATTGGTTGGGAGATTAGCCCAAGACCCCGAGCTTAGATATACAACTAATGGTATCGCGGTTGCCAATTTTTCGCTTGCGGTAGAACGACCCTTCATGAACCAAGCAGGAGAGAGAGAAGTCGATTTTATCGATATTGTTACTTGGCGTAAGCTAGCGGAGAATTGTGCGAATAACTTGCAAAAAGGACGGCTTGTAGCGTTACAAGGGCGTTTACAGATCCGTTCTTACGAAGCCAACGATGGTTCTAAGCGCAGGGTTTCCGAAGTTGTTGCCGATGAGGTTCGATTCCTTGACTGGCCGAATAAGGCAGAAAGAGACGAATACAGCGGTCCAGCAGAGGAAGAAATGGACGATCTCCCGTTCTAA
- the rpsR gene encoding 30S ribosomal protein S18: protein MAARKGGRKMRKKVCVFCADKIEQVDYKDVNRLRRFVTDRGKILPRRISGNCARHQRQLTTAIKRSRQVALLPYSVD from the coding sequence ATGGCAGCGCGTAAAGGCGGCCGGAAGATGCGGAAAAAGGTCTGTGTTTTCTGCGCCGACAAGATAGAACAAGTAGATTACAAAGATGTAAACCGGTTGCGACGATTTGTTACCGATCGGGGCAAGATTCTACCAAGACGTATCTCGGGAAACTGTGCGAGACATCAACGACAGTTGACCACTGCTATTAAGAGGTCGCGGCAAGTAGCACTATTGCCCTATAGTGTAGATTAG
- a CDS encoding MazG-like family protein, with protein MQKPEINIARNLRSIEVLKSELLSGVAALFRGMVQSNEDVISDSLSRLVICIYGLGRRLGISFSRLDARVDSKLKSYAESQHEIEDWYGDFSELQQYRLNNKR; from the coding sequence ATGCAAAAGCCTGAGATTAATATTGCACGGAATCTTCGGAGCATAGAGGTTCTCAAATCAGAACTCTTAAGTGGTGTAGCCGCGCTCTTTAGAGGGATGGTGCAAAGTAACGAGGACGTTATTAGTGATTCCCTATCCCGTCTGGTTATCTGTATCTATGGCCTAGGTCGAAGATTGGGAATCAGTTTCTCCCGATTGGATGCCAGGGTGGATAGTAAGCTGAAGTCCTATGCCGAGAGCCAGCATGAAATAGAGGATTGGTATGGGGACTTTTCGGAGCTGCAGCAGTATCGACTTAATAACAAGAGGTGA
- a CDS encoding YybS family protein, with amino-acid sequence MNRKMSTTALTEAAMLGAVMVVLSLLAFFLIPYLVVVIPLPLIILVVRHGLRTGIATTVVASIIIGMFDPMLVIVILFQIGVVGIALGEAIRESFSPPVTLILGIGAALVANLLLIAISFYVLDISLMEEFGTMLNESVAIMERLNTKLGLPVEQVDAFAEMMKKILPAVLLVGVGMTVTINYGLSIVVFRRLGMEIRACSPFKEWRMPRPLGVVIIITQVADLFVRYPEGHWSFTVMLNLRLVLMTIAFIYGLALLWFYLDKYRVPTIWRVIVIFLLFLNPLVYLLITWAAILDVWFDFRKKDQQSA; translated from the coding sequence TTGAACCGAAAAATGTCTACCACGGCACTGACCGAAGCAGCGATGCTTGGTGCTGTTATGGTGGTCTTATCACTTCTCGCCTTCTTTCTGATTCCCTATCTTGTGGTTGTCATCCCTTTACCATTGATTATCCTAGTTGTTCGTCATGGTCTGCGGACTGGGATCGCGACAACTGTCGTGGCATCAATAATTATAGGTATGTTCGATCCAATGCTGGTGATTGTCATACTGTTTCAGATTGGCGTGGTGGGGATTGCTTTAGGGGAAGCAATTCGTGAGTCCTTTAGCCCGCCAGTAACCTTGATCCTGGGCATTGGGGCGGCTCTAGTCGCCAACCTGCTTCTGATCGCCATTTCCTTCTATGTCCTTGATATTAGCCTTATGGAAGAATTCGGTACAATGCTCAATGAATCTGTTGCCATCATGGAACGCCTCAATACCAAATTAGGTCTACCCGTAGAGCAAGTGGATGCCTTCGCGGAGATGATGAAAAAGATCTTGCCAGCCGTGTTGCTTGTTGGAGTGGGTATGACCGTGACGATTAATTACGGTCTCAGTATAGTGGTCTTTCGACGCTTAGGGATGGAGATAAGGGCTTGTTCGCCCTTTAAGGAATGGCGCATGCCAAGACCTTTGGGCGTGGTGATCATTATTACACAGGTGGCCGATTTGTTTGTGCGCTATCCAGAGGGACACTGGTCTTTTACAGTAATGTTGAATCTTCGGTTGGTGCTCATGACTATTGCTTTTATCTACGGGCTAGCCCTTCTTTGGTTTTATCTGGATAAATACCGAGTGCCAACGATTTGGCGCGTGATTGTGATTTTCTTGCTCTTCCTAAACCCCCTTGTTTATCTGTTGATTACCTGGGCAGCTATACTAGATGTCTGGTTTGATTTTCGCAAAAAGGATCAGCAAAGCGCCTGA
- the rplI gene encoding 50S ribosomal protein L9, translating into MKVILKQDVKKLGVAGEVVKVKDGYARNYLFPRELAVPADDSALRALATEQKQQARTREQEEAKAAKLVEKLQKEAVVVKAKAGEGGRLFGSITAQDIADAVKETHNVEIDKRKLQLKEAIKQLGTIEVSYAPVPNVSGSITVHVVAEE; encoded by the coding sequence ATGAAAGTCATTCTCAAACAAGACGTAAAAAAATTGGGTGTAGCCGGTGAAGTAGTCAAGGTTAAAGATGGCTATGCTCGCAACTATCTTTTTCCTAGGGAACTAGCAGTTCCGGCGGATGACTCAGCGCTGCGGGCCCTTGCCACGGAGCAAAAACAACAAGCCCGCACAAGGGAACAGGAAGAGGCCAAGGCTGCCAAATTAGTAGAAAAATTGCAGAAAGAAGCAGTTGTGGTAAAAGCAAAGGCCGGCGAAGGGGGCAGACTCTTCGGATCTATTACTGCCCAGGATATTGCTGATGCCGTCAAGGAAACACATAATGTCGAGATTGATAAAAGAAAATTACAGTTAAAAGAAGCGATTAAGCAACTTGGGACCATCGAGGTCAGCTATGCACCGGTTCCCAACGTAAGCGGGTCAATTACGGTACATGTGGTAGCTGAAGAGTAG
- the aroE gene encoding shikimate dehydrogenase, giving the protein MHIAGTTRVTGVIGDPVAHSLSPLMHNTAFAHKGLDFVYLPFQVHAADLATAMAAVRALNLVGLNVTVPHKVAVMDYCDELTNDATSIGAVNTIINRDGVLVGDNTDAQGFLGALDGVGRVEGMNVMVIGAGGAARAIAFGLTQRQPRRLTIVNRSLGRALQLVETLKPSGVFIDCIGLHDELFAERLRSSQLIVHATSCGMYPCCEESIIGDASLLPQDALVCDIVYNPLKTKLLSLAEQAGCKTLDGLGMLVGQGAIAFEAWTGVKAPVPLMDQVLRRKLSSCVSGKVSKKSQADE; this is encoded by the coding sequence ATGCACATTGCTGGTACAACTAGGGTAACAGGGGTAATCGGAGACCCAGTTGCACATAGTCTATCGCCGTTAATGCACAATACAGCCTTTGCGCATAAGGGGTTAGACTTCGTCTACTTACCCTTTCAGGTGCATGCTGCCGATCTGGCTACGGCAATGGCCGCGGTGCGAGCATTGAACCTTGTTGGGCTAAATGTTACCGTTCCGCATAAAGTGGCCGTAATGGACTATTGTGATGAGCTCACCAATGATGCTACTTCGATAGGCGCGGTGAACACGATCATAAACCGTGATGGAGTGTTGGTTGGAGACAATACCGATGCCCAGGGATTCCTCGGTGCACTAGATGGGGTAGGCCGTGTAGAAGGAATGAATGTTATGGTCATCGGTGCCGGTGGAGCTGCCCGGGCCATTGCCTTTGGCCTTACCCAAAGGCAGCCAAGGCGGCTTACCATCGTGAACCGTTCCCTGGGCCGGGCACTTCAGTTGGTCGAGACACTGAAACCCTCCGGTGTTTTTATCGATTGTATTGGTTTGCATGATGAGTTATTTGCAGAACGATTACGATCCAGTCAGTTGATTGTCCATGCGACATCCTGCGGTATGTATCCCTGCTGTGAAGAGAGTATCATTGGGGATGCTTCATTGCTACCTCAGGACGCGTTAGTGTGTGATATAGTCTATAATCCATTGAAAACGAAATTGCTAAGTCTGGCCGAACAGGCGGGATGCAAAACCCTAGATGGCCTTGGTATGTTGGTGGGGCAAGGGGCAATAGCCTTTGAAGCTTGGACCGGAGTTAAGGCGCCAGTACCCCTAATGGATCAGGTCCTTAGACGCAAGTTAAGCTCTTGTGTTTCTGGCAAAGTAAGCAAAAAATCCCAAGCAGATGAGTAA
- a CDS encoding amino acid permease, translated as MNSSLKKTLGLGDALALGIGTMIGAGIFMLTGIVASLTGPGAIYAYAVAGAIIMCTALSFAELATAMPSAGGPYTFVKHAFSPFWGFVAGWSLWIGQSLGCAFYIIGFSQYTAYFLPWLPWKLVAFGFLITMISIHIRGSKESTQLQSASVLILLGILLVYLVLGIREVDNNLHEPLFPYGLSALARSAAFIIISFLGFESISTAAEEIKNPRIVVPLATILSVVIVTLLYMGVAYTATGIVSYRELGLTTTPIADTARVFMGPIGSKLIGFGCLLATLSSANAGVLAASRISFAMSRDGVLPGFLQKTHTLYNTPTAAIYTTGVIIAIALIRGNIHWLTEASSFLHLYPFILVNLALLQLRLFPDYRPAFKVPFGPVIPLIGAASCLGLILQIDRQDVLLGVLLICLGFFAYFARNTRA; from the coding sequence ATGAATTCCTCATTGAAAAAAACGTTAGGTTTGGGTGATGCTCTTGCCTTAGGCATTGGCACAATGATTGGAGCCGGCATTTTTATGCTTACCGGCATTGTTGCCTCTCTAACGGGTCCTGGGGCGATCTATGCCTATGCCGTCGCCGGGGCTATTATTATGTGTACCGCGTTATCCTTTGCTGAACTTGCGACTGCCATGCCATCTGCTGGGGGACCATACACATTTGTTAAGCATGCCTTTTCCCCCTTCTGGGGCTTTGTTGCCGGCTGGTCGCTCTGGATTGGTCAATCCCTAGGTTGTGCGTTCTACATCATCGGCTTCTCCCAATACACAGCCTATTTTCTACCCTGGTTACCTTGGAAGCTGGTTGCCTTTGGGTTCCTCATCACCATGATCAGTATCCATATCCGCGGTAGCAAAGAGAGTACCCAGTTGCAGAGCGCATCGGTTTTGATTCTGCTTGGCATTTTGCTAGTATACCTGGTGCTCGGTATCCGTGAAGTAGACAACAATCTACATGAGCCTCTTTTCCCCTACGGTCTTAGTGCACTAGCCCGTTCGGCTGCCTTCATTATCATCTCGTTTCTGGGGTTTGAATCAATCAGTACCGCAGCCGAGGAGATCAAAAATCCAAGGATAGTTGTTCCCCTTGCTACTATTCTATCTGTGGTGATAGTTACCCTTCTTTATATGGGAGTTGCCTATACGGCAACAGGGATTGTGTCCTATCGAGAGCTGGGCCTGACCACAACCCCAATTGCCGATACAGCACGGGTGTTTATGGGACCCATTGGTAGTAAATTGATCGGCTTTGGCTGCCTATTGGCCACACTCTCCTCGGCTAATGCCGGGGTGTTGGCAGCTAGCCGGATAAGTTTTGCCATGAGCAGAGACGGGGTCTTGCCGGGCTTTCTACAAAAAACCCATACCCTATACAACACCCCCACCGCAGCCATCTATACCACCGGAGTGATCATCGCCATTGCCCTCATCCGGGGAAATATTCATTGGCTCACCGAAGCATCGAGCTTCCTACATTTATACCCCTTTATTCTGGTCAATCTAGCCTTACTGCAGCTACGCTTATTTCCAGACTACCGTCCCGCCTTTAAGGTCCCCTTCGGCCCTGTGATACCCCTAATTGGCGCCGCTTCCTGCTTAGGCCTCATCTTGCAGATTGACCGACAGGATGTCCTCCTTGGAGTCTTACTCATCTGCTTGGGATTTTTTGCTTACTTTGCCAGAAACACAAGAGCTTAA
- a CDS encoding D-alanine--D-alanine ligase encodes MRKKLLVGVLFGGVSGEHEVSLRSAASILQAIDRRKYIPIEIGISKSGKWYIGDGVLDYLSGKTQKLPEGCSGCSFLPGQPGKFLWLISGGCPTDRATRINIVFPVLHGPFGEDGTIQGLLEVAGIPYVGAGVAASAVGMDKDLMKAVFKSWGLPILPYLVVKDISAEDIEQQVADSFGYPCFVKPANLGSSVGISRVDKPGDLAAALEYAAMFDNKVIIEKAAIGCQEIECAVLGNEDPKASVCGEIIPKRSFYDYEAKYLENTTELVIPANLPEAVATKVQTLAVEAFKAIDCAGMARVDFFVCKDQVYINEINTLPGFTSISMYPKLWEATGISYPELIHLLLKLGLDRYGKGKQLKRTL; translated from the coding sequence TTGAGGAAGAAGCTGCTAGTCGGTGTGCTCTTTGGGGGAGTTTCAGGAGAGCATGAGGTATCCCTTCGTTCGGCCGCATCGATTCTACAGGCCATCGATAGAAGAAAATACATCCCAATCGAAATAGGTATAAGTAAAAGTGGTAAATGGTACATTGGTGATGGGGTACTTGATTATCTTAGTGGTAAGACACAGAAACTGCCGGAAGGGTGCTCTGGCTGTTCATTTCTGCCGGGTCAACCAGGCAAATTCCTATGGCTGATTAGTGGAGGATGTCCTACGGATCGGGCAACTCGGATTAACATAGTCTTTCCGGTTTTGCATGGACCCTTCGGTGAGGACGGGACCATCCAGGGCCTTTTGGAAGTCGCGGGTATACCCTATGTGGGAGCAGGAGTTGCGGCATCGGCAGTGGGAATGGACAAAGACTTGATGAAAGCAGTCTTTAAGTCATGGGGGTTGCCGATTCTTCCCTATCTTGTGGTCAAAGATATTTCTGCGGAAGACATTGAGCAACAGGTGGCGGACAGTTTTGGTTATCCCTGCTTTGTTAAGCCAGCTAACTTAGGCTCTAGCGTTGGAATTAGTCGGGTTGATAAGCCCGGTGATCTTGCGGCAGCCTTGGAATATGCGGCTATGTTTGACAACAAGGTGATCATTGAAAAGGCAGCTATTGGTTGCCAGGAAATTGAATGTGCTGTACTGGGAAATGAGGATCCTAAAGCCTCTGTTTGCGGAGAGATTATTCCTAAACGCTCCTTCTACGATTACGAGGCAAAATACCTGGAGAACACTACAGAGCTAGTAATCCCTGCGAACCTTCCCGAAGCGGTAGCCACAAAAGTCCAAACCCTTGCGGTGGAAGCGTTTAAAGCCATCGATTGTGCAGGGATGGCTCGGGTGGACTTTTTCGTCTGCAAAGATCAGGTCTATATTAATGAAATCAATACCCTACCTGGGTTTACCTCGATCAGTATGTATCCGAAACTGTGGGAAGCTACCGGAATTAGCTACCCTGAACTAATTCATCTACTGCTCAAACTAGGCTTAGACAGGTATGGCAAAGGGAAGCAGTTGAAGCGGACACTCTAG
- a CDS encoding DnaD domain protein, producing MGNEQDICFERKTTSSILVPVALFTECQPLIGPLAVAAWLNLRVLIETDQKITARDYLMGQMDLDGRSVDNILERLENVGLIQAVKAGWVLKEPGKMPHQQQDVAEQSPEDYQESFWDQIAASTALEGVDLSGDATTEEQALVSAEVNPDLDSVLELYANRIGLIGPTQYQKLENWIESKHMSVDVIALAIEETALSAKTPRFEYLEGILRNWSNDGIRTVDDMIKKKVKVRALAGIEPKNAKPENYEGWPNATAYNVVDENRLKLWKELYPDE from the coding sequence ATGGGCAATGAACAAGACATATGTTTTGAGCGGAAGACAACTAGTAGCATTTTGGTTCCCGTGGCCCTTTTTACGGAATGCCAACCTTTGATCGGTCCTTTGGCTGTGGCTGCTTGGCTTAATCTGCGGGTGCTAATAGAAACAGATCAAAAGATTACCGCAAGGGACTACCTCATGGGCCAGATGGATTTAGACGGACGTTCTGTAGACAACATCTTAGAAAGGCTTGAAAACGTCGGTCTAATTCAGGCGGTTAAAGCAGGTTGGGTCCTAAAGGAGCCCGGTAAGATGCCCCACCAGCAACAGGACGTGGCAGAACAGTCCCCAGAGGACTACCAAGAGAGCTTTTGGGATCAAATAGCCGCTAGCACCGCTTTGGAAGGAGTAGACCTTTCGGGGGATGCTACCACTGAGGAACAGGCTCTGGTTTCTGCGGAGGTAAATCCAGATCTTGACTCTGTTTTGGAACTTTATGCAAACCGCATTGGCCTTATTGGTCCAACGCAGTACCAAAAACTCGAAAACTGGATCGAGAGTAAACATATGAGTGTTGATGTAATTGCGCTAGCCATCGAAGAGACGGCTCTATCAGCAAAGACCCCCCGGTTCGAATACTTAGAGGGGATCTTGCGCAATTGGAGTAACGACGGAATACGGACCGTGGACGATATGATCAAAAAAAAGGTTAAGGTCCGGGCGTTGGCTGGAATAGAACCGAAGAATGCAAAACCGGAAAACTACGAGGGTTGGCCCAATGCCACAGCTTATAACGTAGTGGATGAGAACCGGCTGAAGCTCTGGAAGGAGTTGTACCCAGATGAGTAA
- a CDS encoding replicative DNA helicase, whose protein sequence is MSNAPGKETLFVPYDLEAEQRVLGILIRHPERVDHCIDRLREEHFYDIRHRKIYRAIYDLYNASGQISYTQVYNRLRKNETLEDIDKVLLQLTESFVSKAELIPSIESIIDKAARRRILSAVAKIEEMVRLDTEESLSACQARAQEIIFQACQNEGEEDDTKDLLDVLTKCYRNLIERREGKVSYGLPVRYPSIDALTTGFKRKDLIILAARPSMGKTALALNFAMNVAKRDVPVLIFSLEMDDEQIGDRIVISELFRYRGQGREVTSFDYATRLDDEKLAVTEEVFNELYDLPIKIVDTRGLSVAEIRAKARKVKAEQKDLGLVIIDYLQLIRPTGDASKNWALQVGDIVRELRDLAGELDLPIILLSQLNRGVESRDNKRPRMSDLRDSGNIEEFADVIMFLYRDDYYYPEKAAADGTVGQVEVIFAKQRKGQTGKAVLRWVPEYTRFIDETYREEADLGA, encoded by the coding sequence ATGAGTAACGCACCAGGCAAGGAGACTCTATTTGTGCCCTACGATCTAGAGGCGGAACAACGGGTATTGGGTATATTGATTCGTCATCCCGAGCGAGTTGATCATTGTATTGACCGACTAAGGGAAGAACATTTCTACGACATTAGACATCGCAAAATTTACAGAGCGATCTATGACTTGTATAACGCGAGTGGTCAAATCTCCTACACCCAAGTGTATAACCGGTTACGGAAGAATGAGACCCTAGAGGATATAGATAAGGTCCTGCTCCAGTTGACGGAGTCTTTTGTTAGTAAGGCAGAGCTGATTCCCAGTATTGAGTCCATAATTGATAAGGCGGCCCGCCGGCGCATTCTCTCTGCTGTAGCGAAGATCGAGGAAATGGTACGGCTTGATACAGAAGAAAGCCTGAGCGCTTGCCAGGCAAGGGCCCAGGAAATAATCTTCCAGGCGTGTCAAAACGAAGGAGAAGAAGACGATACCAAAGACCTGCTCGATGTCCTGACTAAGTGTTATCGGAACCTCATTGAACGGCGGGAGGGCAAGGTTTCCTATGGACTGCCAGTTCGCTACCCATCGATTGATGCTTTGACTACCGGGTTTAAGAGAAAAGACCTGATCATTCTCGCCGCCCGGCCCAGTATGGGTAAGACTGCTCTAGCACTCAACTTTGCCATGAATGTGGCCAAGCGCGATGTGCCTGTTTTGATCTTCAGCTTGGAGATGGATGATGAGCAGATTGGCGACCGAATAGTCATTAGTGAGCTGTTTCGATACCGGGGTCAAGGCAGGGAAGTGACCTCCTTTGATTATGCCACCCGTCTTGACGATGAAAAACTGGCAGTTACCGAAGAGGTGTTCAATGAACTTTATGATCTGCCAATTAAGATCGTCGATACCCGAGGACTAAGCGTTGCCGAGATTCGGGCTAAAGCCCGGAAGGTTAAAGCGGAGCAGAAGGACTTGGGACTGGTTATTATTGACTACTTACAGTTGATCCGGCCCACGGGGGATGCCAGTAAGAACTGGGCACTGCAGGTAGGAGACATTGTTCGAGAACTAAGGGATCTTGCCGGAGAATTGGATTTACCGATTATACTCCTCTCCCAGCTTAACCGGGGAGTGGAAAGTCGGGATAACAAAAGACCCCGTATGTCTGATCTCCGAGACAGTGGTAACATTGAGGAATTTGCCGACGTGATTATGTTTTTGTACCGAGACGACTACTATTATCCCGAGAAGGCGGCAGCCGATGGGACGGTGGGTCAAGTAGAAGTGATCTTCGCCAAACAGCGTAAGGGACAGACCGGTAAAGCGGTACTCCGCTGGGTACCGGAATATACTCGGTTCATTGACGAGACCTACCGAGAGGAGGCTGACCTTGGTGCCTGA